The following are encoded together in the Vespa velutina chromosome 3, iVesVel2.1, whole genome shotgun sequence genome:
- the LOC124947687 gene encoding uncharacterized protein LOC124947687 isoform X1, whose protein sequence is MSNPKNFQGSLFRFMENQGFEGEQYRNNGSSYFIHTDSAIHPDVHVYEDIGPSREEFCRISSGFLEESARSKVEQNGRSFITSNFKNDSAEGIRSESSQSIYFQRNLTLPFRRGLLSSTSSPSTSYSIWEKRWKSSKEKKDPSLERNLSDNPRSREDNGNKNSALSRLREEDHVRASEKCRRKDYKHCKNKGNSVNSESQEKINANDEKGKESSCSCLSNETILFQHNDKFLPLCHSLCKTTEESTEFTRQNSSSIAIFSISEKVQQQKQEQYHHRHHHEQQHLPSRALEYLQYDRNDVETKLAHVLETNEDKALIISKRSQPNMRINSIYTQDHWYAKEAPIFFTDLKESSTFQRAYSLPVRMQTPTSQNRVNLRKSVRGEPPPDPARLHKHHRGWTLHLARPLEGSGCNRSLIFLLVLLLILLGVGAGALYIVFEPQKLQIIQLYLKSSNGNSSMQNVTSEESFNQVFSNESKNVPMRTPTTSTIHMADVFLNVDLSFSDDTPSLITKTETEASNIVHANTNSTRYCDDCLSGEVCVGLVDEEVPICRIGLDPEDPTGCAGLCIINKQRCHRLDIDAFRCVEIEHYCLNDEWTCVNTLCIPMEKRCDGHMNCYDHSDEYNCDCNSETHFQCGNDTSCLPLERRCDGRIDCWDASDEINCTLGHNFGRSCPLESEFTCSNGQCILRARFCDGLVDCADGSDEPHGCEGRCNKHEFTCQNNRCIAKGAKCNGIDDCGDYSDERHCKDHVM, encoded by the exons ATGTCGAATCCAAAGAATTTTCAAGGTTCCCTCTTTCGCTTC ATGGAGAATCAAGGCTTCGAAGGAGAGCAATATCGCAATAACGGAAGCAGTTATTTTATTCACACAGATTCCGCGATACATCCTGACGTTCACGTTTACGAGGACATCGGTCCAAGTCGTGAAGAATTCTGTAGAATTTCTTCCGGTTTCCTCGAAGAGTCAGCTCGTTCGAAAGTCGAACAGAATGGTCGTTCATTTATAACTTCGAACTTTAAGAACGACTCGGCTGAAGGAATTCGATCGGAATCTTCTCAGTCGATTTATTTCCAACGAAATTTAACGTTGCCTTTTCGCCGAGGACTTTTATCGTCAACTTCGTCTCCTTCGACGAGTTACTCCATATGggaaaagagatggaaaagtagtaaagaaaagaaagatccttcgttagaaagaaatctttctGATAATCCACGTTCACGGGAAGATAATGGGAATAAAAATAGTGCATTATCGAGATTGCGAGAAGAAGATCATGTTAGGGCAAGCGAAAAATGCAGGAGGAAGGATTATaaacattgtaaaaataaaggtAACTCTGTGAATTCTGAGAGTCAGGAGAAGATAAACGCGAATGATGAGAAAGGTAAAGAATCATCATGCTCGTGTCTATCGAACGAAACAATCCTTTTCCAACACAATGACAAGTTCCTTCCGCTTTGTCACTCATTGTGCAAGACTACCGAAGAATCCACGGAGTTTACGAGACAAAATTCTTCTTCCATTGCGATATTTTCGATCTCAGAGAAGGTTCAACAGCAAAAGCAAGAGcaatatcatcatcgtcatcatcacgAACAGCAGCACTTACCATCGAGAGCACTCGAATACCTGCAGTACGATAGAAACGACGTTGAAACGAAGCTCGCCCACGTGTTGGAAACTAACGAAGATAAGGCGCTCATTATATCGAAGAGAAGTCAACCAAATATgagaataaattcgatttacaCACAAGATCATTGGTATGCTAAGGAAGCTCCAATATTTTTCACGGATCTTAAGGAATCAAGTACTTTTCAG agGGCTTATTCCCTCCCAGTACGAATGCAAACTCCTACTTCGCAAAATCGGGTTAACTTGCGAAAAAGCGTCCGTGGCGAACCACCACCGGATCCAGCAAGACTTCACAAACATCATCGCGGATGGACGTTACATCTTGCACGACCACTCGAAGGATCTGGCTGCAATAGATCTTTGATCTTCTTATTGGTCCTTTTATTGATACTTCTCGGAGTAGGCGCTGGTGCTCTTTATATCGTCTTCG AACCGCAAAAACTACAAATTATTCAACTTTATCTGAAATCATCGAATGGAAACTCATCGATGCAAAACGTCACGTCCGAGGAGTCTTTCAATCAGGTTTTCTCAAACGAATCGAAGAACGTGCCGATGAGAACACCAACGACAAGTACCATTCACATGGCCGATGTATTTTTAAACGTCGACCTGTCGTTCTCCGATGATACTCCATCGCTGATCACGAAAACGGAAACGGAAGCATCGAACATTGTGCATGCGAATACTAATTCAACGAGATATTGCGATGACTGCTTGAGTGGAGAGGTCTGCGTTGGTTTGGTAGATGAAGAAGTGCCTATTTGTAGAATCGGTTTGGATCCTGAAGATCCAACAGGATGTGCTGGTCTGTGTATTATCAACAAGCAAAGATGTCATCGTCTTGACATCGATGCTTTTAG atgCGTAGAGATAGAGCACTACTGTCTAAACGATGAGTGGACTTGCGTGAATACACTTTGTATTCCTATGGAAAAACGTTGCGACGGTCATATGAACTGTTACGATCACTCTGATGAGTACAATTGCG attgcAATTCAGAGACGCATTTTCAGTGCGGCAACGATACTTCTTGCCTACCATTGGAAAGGAGATGCGATGGTAGAATAGATTGTTGGGATGCTAGCGATGAAATTAATTGCACCTTAg GTCATAATTTTGGTCGGT CATGCCCATTGGAAAGCGAATTTACGTGCAGTAACGGGCAATGTATATTAAGGGCTCGATTTTGCGATGGATTGGTCGATTGTGCCGATGGATCGGACGAGCCACATGGATGCGAGGGTCGATGCAATAAGCATGAATTCACATGCCA aaataatAGATGCATTGCAAAAGGTGCAAAATGTAATGGAATTGATGATTGCGGAGACTATAGTGATGAAAGACATTGCAAAGATCATGTTATGTAG
- the LOC124947687 gene encoding uncharacterized protein LOC124947687 isoform X3 translates to MENQGFEGEQYRNNGSSYFIHTDSAIHPDVHVYEDIGPSREEFCRISSGFLEESARSKVEQNGRSFITSNFKNDSAEGIRSESSQSIYFQRNLTLPFRRGLLSSTSSPSTSYSIWEKRWKSSKEKKDPSLERNLSDNPRSREDNGNKNSALSRLREEDHVRASEKCRRKDYKHCKNKGNSVNSESQEKINANDEKGKESSCSCLSNETILFQHNDKFLPLCHSLCKTTEESTEFTRQNSSSIAIFSISEKVQQQKQEQYHHRHHHEQQHLPSRALEYLQYDRNDVETKLAHVLETNEDKALIISKRSQPNMRINSIYTQDHWYAKEAPIFFTDLKESSTFQRAYSLPVRMQTPTSQNRVNLRKSVRGEPPPDPARLHKHHRGWTLHLARPLEGSGCNRSLIFLLVLLLILLGVGAGALYIVFEPQKLQIIQLYLKSSNGNSSMQNVTSEESFNQVFSNESKNVPMRTPTTSTIHMADVFLNVDLSFSDDTPSLITKTETEASNIVHANTNSTRYCDDCLSGEVCVGLVDEEVPICRIGLDPEDPTGCAGLCIINKQRCHRLDIDAFRCVEIEHYCLNDEWTCVNTLCIPMEKRCDGHMNCYDHSDEYNCDCNSETHFQCGNDTSCLPLERRCDGRIDCWDASDEINCTLGHNFGRSCPLESEFTCSNGQCILRARFCDGLVDCADGSDEPHGCEGRCNKHEFTCQNNRCIAKGAKCNGIDDCGDYSDERHCKDHVM, encoded by the exons ATGGAGAATCAAGGCTTCGAAGGAGAGCAATATCGCAATAACGGAAGCAGTTATTTTATTCACACAGATTCCGCGATACATCCTGACGTTCACGTTTACGAGGACATCGGTCCAAGTCGTGAAGAATTCTGTAGAATTTCTTCCGGTTTCCTCGAAGAGTCAGCTCGTTCGAAAGTCGAACAGAATGGTCGTTCATTTATAACTTCGAACTTTAAGAACGACTCGGCTGAAGGAATTCGATCGGAATCTTCTCAGTCGATTTATTTCCAACGAAATTTAACGTTGCCTTTTCGCCGAGGACTTTTATCGTCAACTTCGTCTCCTTCGACGAGTTACTCCATATGggaaaagagatggaaaagtagtaaagaaaagaaagatccttcgttagaaagaaatctttctGATAATCCACGTTCACGGGAAGATAATGGGAATAAAAATAGTGCATTATCGAGATTGCGAGAAGAAGATCATGTTAGGGCAAGCGAAAAATGCAGGAGGAAGGATTATaaacattgtaaaaataaaggtAACTCTGTGAATTCTGAGAGTCAGGAGAAGATAAACGCGAATGATGAGAAAGGTAAAGAATCATCATGCTCGTGTCTATCGAACGAAACAATCCTTTTCCAACACAATGACAAGTTCCTTCCGCTTTGTCACTCATTGTGCAAGACTACCGAAGAATCCACGGAGTTTACGAGACAAAATTCTTCTTCCATTGCGATATTTTCGATCTCAGAGAAGGTTCAACAGCAAAAGCAAGAGcaatatcatcatcgtcatcatcacgAACAGCAGCACTTACCATCGAGAGCACTCGAATACCTGCAGTACGATAGAAACGACGTTGAAACGAAGCTCGCCCACGTGTTGGAAACTAACGAAGATAAGGCGCTCATTATATCGAAGAGAAGTCAACCAAATATgagaataaattcgatttacaCACAAGATCATTGGTATGCTAAGGAAGCTCCAATATTTTTCACGGATCTTAAGGAATCAAGTACTTTTCAG agGGCTTATTCCCTCCCAGTACGAATGCAAACTCCTACTTCGCAAAATCGGGTTAACTTGCGAAAAAGCGTCCGTGGCGAACCACCACCGGATCCAGCAAGACTTCACAAACATCATCGCGGATGGACGTTACATCTTGCACGACCACTCGAAGGATCTGGCTGCAATAGATCTTTGATCTTCTTATTGGTCCTTTTATTGATACTTCTCGGAGTAGGCGCTGGTGCTCTTTATATCGTCTTCG AACCGCAAAAACTACAAATTATTCAACTTTATCTGAAATCATCGAATGGAAACTCATCGATGCAAAACGTCACGTCCGAGGAGTCTTTCAATCAGGTTTTCTCAAACGAATCGAAGAACGTGCCGATGAGAACACCAACGACAAGTACCATTCACATGGCCGATGTATTTTTAAACGTCGACCTGTCGTTCTCCGATGATACTCCATCGCTGATCACGAAAACGGAAACGGAAGCATCGAACATTGTGCATGCGAATACTAATTCAACGAGATATTGCGATGACTGCTTGAGTGGAGAGGTCTGCGTTGGTTTGGTAGATGAAGAAGTGCCTATTTGTAGAATCGGTTTGGATCCTGAAGATCCAACAGGATGTGCTGGTCTGTGTATTATCAACAAGCAAAGATGTCATCGTCTTGACATCGATGCTTTTAG atgCGTAGAGATAGAGCACTACTGTCTAAACGATGAGTGGACTTGCGTGAATACACTTTGTATTCCTATGGAAAAACGTTGCGACGGTCATATGAACTGTTACGATCACTCTGATGAGTACAATTGCG attgcAATTCAGAGACGCATTTTCAGTGCGGCAACGATACTTCTTGCCTACCATTGGAAAGGAGATGCGATGGTAGAATAGATTGTTGGGATGCTAGCGATGAAATTAATTGCACCTTAg GTCATAATTTTGGTCGGT CATGCCCATTGGAAAGCGAATTTACGTGCAGTAACGGGCAATGTATATTAAGGGCTCGATTTTGCGATGGATTGGTCGATTGTGCCGATGGATCGGACGAGCCACATGGATGCGAGGGTCGATGCAATAAGCATGAATTCACATGCCA aaataatAGATGCATTGCAAAAGGTGCAAAATGTAATGGAATTGATGATTGCGGAGACTATAGTGATGAAAGACATTGCAAAGATCATGTTATGTAG
- the LOC124947687 gene encoding uncharacterized protein LOC124947687 isoform X4, with protein sequence MSNPKNFQGSLFRFMENQGFEGEQYRNNGSSYFIHTDSAIHPDVHVYEDIGPSREEFCRISSGFLEESARSKVEQNGRSFITSNFKNDSAEGIRSESSQSIYFQRNLTLPFRRGLLSSTSSPSTSYSIWEKRWKSSKEKKDPSLERNLSDNPRSREDNGNKNSALSRLREEDHVRASEKCRRKDYKHCKNKGNSVNSESQEKINANDEKGKESSCSCLSNETILFQHNDKFLPLCHSLCKTTEESTEFTRQNSSSIAIFSISEKVQQQKQEQYHHRHHHEQQHLPSRALEYLQYDRNDVETKLAHVLETNEDKALIISKRSQPNMRINSIYTQDHWYAKEAPIFFTDLKESSTFQRAYSLPVRMQTPTSQNRVNLRKSVRGEPPPDPARLHKHHRGWTLHLARPLEGSGCNRSLIFLLVLLLILLGVGAGALYIVFEPQKLQIIQLYLKSSNGNSSMQNVTSEESFNQVFSNESKNVPMRTPTTSTIHMADVFLNVDLSFSDDTPSLITKTETEASNIVHANTNSTRYCDDCLSGEVCVGLVDEEVPICRIGLDPEDPTGCAGLCIINKQRCHRLDIDAFRCVEIEHYCLNDEWTCVNTLCIPMEKRCDGHMNCYDHSDEYNCDCNSETHFQCGNDTSCLPLERRCDGRIDCWDASDEINCTLGHNFGRCEYISVS encoded by the exons ATGTCGAATCCAAAGAATTTTCAAGGTTCCCTCTTTCGCTTC ATGGAGAATCAAGGCTTCGAAGGAGAGCAATATCGCAATAACGGAAGCAGTTATTTTATTCACACAGATTCCGCGATACATCCTGACGTTCACGTTTACGAGGACATCGGTCCAAGTCGTGAAGAATTCTGTAGAATTTCTTCCGGTTTCCTCGAAGAGTCAGCTCGTTCGAAAGTCGAACAGAATGGTCGTTCATTTATAACTTCGAACTTTAAGAACGACTCGGCTGAAGGAATTCGATCGGAATCTTCTCAGTCGATTTATTTCCAACGAAATTTAACGTTGCCTTTTCGCCGAGGACTTTTATCGTCAACTTCGTCTCCTTCGACGAGTTACTCCATATGggaaaagagatggaaaagtagtaaagaaaagaaagatccttcgttagaaagaaatctttctGATAATCCACGTTCACGGGAAGATAATGGGAATAAAAATAGTGCATTATCGAGATTGCGAGAAGAAGATCATGTTAGGGCAAGCGAAAAATGCAGGAGGAAGGATTATaaacattgtaaaaataaaggtAACTCTGTGAATTCTGAGAGTCAGGAGAAGATAAACGCGAATGATGAGAAAGGTAAAGAATCATCATGCTCGTGTCTATCGAACGAAACAATCCTTTTCCAACACAATGACAAGTTCCTTCCGCTTTGTCACTCATTGTGCAAGACTACCGAAGAATCCACGGAGTTTACGAGACAAAATTCTTCTTCCATTGCGATATTTTCGATCTCAGAGAAGGTTCAACAGCAAAAGCAAGAGcaatatcatcatcgtcatcatcacgAACAGCAGCACTTACCATCGAGAGCACTCGAATACCTGCAGTACGATAGAAACGACGTTGAAACGAAGCTCGCCCACGTGTTGGAAACTAACGAAGATAAGGCGCTCATTATATCGAAGAGAAGTCAACCAAATATgagaataaattcgatttacaCACAAGATCATTGGTATGCTAAGGAAGCTCCAATATTTTTCACGGATCTTAAGGAATCAAGTACTTTTCAG agGGCTTATTCCCTCCCAGTACGAATGCAAACTCCTACTTCGCAAAATCGGGTTAACTTGCGAAAAAGCGTCCGTGGCGAACCACCACCGGATCCAGCAAGACTTCACAAACATCATCGCGGATGGACGTTACATCTTGCACGACCACTCGAAGGATCTGGCTGCAATAGATCTTTGATCTTCTTATTGGTCCTTTTATTGATACTTCTCGGAGTAGGCGCTGGTGCTCTTTATATCGTCTTCG AACCGCAAAAACTACAAATTATTCAACTTTATCTGAAATCATCGAATGGAAACTCATCGATGCAAAACGTCACGTCCGAGGAGTCTTTCAATCAGGTTTTCTCAAACGAATCGAAGAACGTGCCGATGAGAACACCAACGACAAGTACCATTCACATGGCCGATGTATTTTTAAACGTCGACCTGTCGTTCTCCGATGATACTCCATCGCTGATCACGAAAACGGAAACGGAAGCATCGAACATTGTGCATGCGAATACTAATTCAACGAGATATTGCGATGACTGCTTGAGTGGAGAGGTCTGCGTTGGTTTGGTAGATGAAGAAGTGCCTATTTGTAGAATCGGTTTGGATCCTGAAGATCCAACAGGATGTGCTGGTCTGTGTATTATCAACAAGCAAAGATGTCATCGTCTTGACATCGATGCTTTTAG atgCGTAGAGATAGAGCACTACTGTCTAAACGATGAGTGGACTTGCGTGAATACACTTTGTATTCCTATGGAAAAACGTTGCGACGGTCATATGAACTGTTACGATCACTCTGATGAGTACAATTGCG attgcAATTCAGAGACGCATTTTCAGTGCGGCAACGATACTTCTTGCCTACCATTGGAAAGGAGATGCGATGGTAGAATAGATTGTTGGGATGCTAGCGATGAAATTAATTGCACCTTAg GTCATAATTTTGGTCGGTGTGAGTACATATCGGTATCTTGA
- the LOC124947687 gene encoding uncharacterized protein LOC124947687 isoform X2, which translates to MSNPKNFQGSLFRFMENQGFEGEQYRNNGSSYFIHTDSAIHPDVHVYEDIGPSREEFCRISSGFLEESARSKVEQNGRSFITSNFKNDSAEGIRSESSQSIYFQRNLTLPFRRGLLSSTSSPSTSYSIWEKRWKSSKEKKDPSLERNLSDNPRSREDNGNKNSALSRLREEDHVRASEKCRRKDYKHCKNKGNSVNSESQEKINANDEKGKESSCSCLSNETILFQHNDKFLPLCHSLCKTTEESTEFTRQNSSSIAIFSISEKVQQQKQEQYHHRHHHEQQHLPSRALEYLQYDRNDVETKLAHVLETNEDKALIISKRSQPNMRINSIYTQDHWYAKEAPIFFTDLKESSTFQRAYSLPVRMQTPTSQNRVNLRKSVRGEPPPDPARLHKHHRGWTLHLARPLEGSGCNRSLIFLLVLLLILLGVGAGALYIVFEPQKLQIIQLYLKSSNGNSSMQNVTSEESFNQVFSNESKNVPMRTPTTSTIHMADVFLNVDLSFSDDTPSLITKTETEASNIVHANTNSTRYCDDCLSGEVCVGLVDEEVPICRIGLDPEDPTGCAGLCIINKQRCHRLDIDAFRCVEIEHYCLNDEWTCVNTLCIPMEKRCDGHMNCYDHSDEYNCDCNSETHFQCGNDTSCLPLERRCDGRIDCWDASDEINCTLACPLESEFTCSNGQCILRARFCDGLVDCADGSDEPHGCEGRCNKHEFTCQNNRCIAKGAKCNGIDDCGDYSDERHCKDHVM; encoded by the exons ATGTCGAATCCAAAGAATTTTCAAGGTTCCCTCTTTCGCTTC ATGGAGAATCAAGGCTTCGAAGGAGAGCAATATCGCAATAACGGAAGCAGTTATTTTATTCACACAGATTCCGCGATACATCCTGACGTTCACGTTTACGAGGACATCGGTCCAAGTCGTGAAGAATTCTGTAGAATTTCTTCCGGTTTCCTCGAAGAGTCAGCTCGTTCGAAAGTCGAACAGAATGGTCGTTCATTTATAACTTCGAACTTTAAGAACGACTCGGCTGAAGGAATTCGATCGGAATCTTCTCAGTCGATTTATTTCCAACGAAATTTAACGTTGCCTTTTCGCCGAGGACTTTTATCGTCAACTTCGTCTCCTTCGACGAGTTACTCCATATGggaaaagagatggaaaagtagtaaagaaaagaaagatccttcgttagaaagaaatctttctGATAATCCACGTTCACGGGAAGATAATGGGAATAAAAATAGTGCATTATCGAGATTGCGAGAAGAAGATCATGTTAGGGCAAGCGAAAAATGCAGGAGGAAGGATTATaaacattgtaaaaataaaggtAACTCTGTGAATTCTGAGAGTCAGGAGAAGATAAACGCGAATGATGAGAAAGGTAAAGAATCATCATGCTCGTGTCTATCGAACGAAACAATCCTTTTCCAACACAATGACAAGTTCCTTCCGCTTTGTCACTCATTGTGCAAGACTACCGAAGAATCCACGGAGTTTACGAGACAAAATTCTTCTTCCATTGCGATATTTTCGATCTCAGAGAAGGTTCAACAGCAAAAGCAAGAGcaatatcatcatcgtcatcatcacgAACAGCAGCACTTACCATCGAGAGCACTCGAATACCTGCAGTACGATAGAAACGACGTTGAAACGAAGCTCGCCCACGTGTTGGAAACTAACGAAGATAAGGCGCTCATTATATCGAAGAGAAGTCAACCAAATATgagaataaattcgatttacaCACAAGATCATTGGTATGCTAAGGAAGCTCCAATATTTTTCACGGATCTTAAGGAATCAAGTACTTTTCAG agGGCTTATTCCCTCCCAGTACGAATGCAAACTCCTACTTCGCAAAATCGGGTTAACTTGCGAAAAAGCGTCCGTGGCGAACCACCACCGGATCCAGCAAGACTTCACAAACATCATCGCGGATGGACGTTACATCTTGCACGACCACTCGAAGGATCTGGCTGCAATAGATCTTTGATCTTCTTATTGGTCCTTTTATTGATACTTCTCGGAGTAGGCGCTGGTGCTCTTTATATCGTCTTCG AACCGCAAAAACTACAAATTATTCAACTTTATCTGAAATCATCGAATGGAAACTCATCGATGCAAAACGTCACGTCCGAGGAGTCTTTCAATCAGGTTTTCTCAAACGAATCGAAGAACGTGCCGATGAGAACACCAACGACAAGTACCATTCACATGGCCGATGTATTTTTAAACGTCGACCTGTCGTTCTCCGATGATACTCCATCGCTGATCACGAAAACGGAAACGGAAGCATCGAACATTGTGCATGCGAATACTAATTCAACGAGATATTGCGATGACTGCTTGAGTGGAGAGGTCTGCGTTGGTTTGGTAGATGAAGAAGTGCCTATTTGTAGAATCGGTTTGGATCCTGAAGATCCAACAGGATGTGCTGGTCTGTGTATTATCAACAAGCAAAGATGTCATCGTCTTGACATCGATGCTTTTAG atgCGTAGAGATAGAGCACTACTGTCTAAACGATGAGTGGACTTGCGTGAATACACTTTGTATTCCTATGGAAAAACGTTGCGACGGTCATATGAACTGTTACGATCACTCTGATGAGTACAATTGCG attgcAATTCAGAGACGCATTTTCAGTGCGGCAACGATACTTCTTGCCTACCATTGGAAAGGAGATGCGATGGTAGAATAGATTGTTGGGATGCTAGCGATGAAATTAATTGCACCTTAg CATGCCCATTGGAAAGCGAATTTACGTGCAGTAACGGGCAATGTATATTAAGGGCTCGATTTTGCGATGGATTGGTCGATTGTGCCGATGGATCGGACGAGCCACATGGATGCGAGGGTCGATGCAATAAGCATGAATTCACATGCCA aaataatAGATGCATTGCAAAAGGTGCAAAATGTAATGGAATTGATGATTGCGGAGACTATAGTGATGAAAGACATTGCAAAGATCATGTTATGTAG